From a single Bryobacter aggregatus MPL3 genomic region:
- the dnaX gene encoding DNA polymerase III subunit gamma/tau, with protein MSYQVIARKYRPSDFDELIGQEHVKTTLDNAITQRRIAHGYIFAGQRGTGKTTVARIMARCLNCVDGPTANPCGKCSSCIEVVQGNAIDVIEIDAASNRGINEMRELRENVRFRPSRDRYKVFIIDEAHQITTEAFNALLKTLEEPPEWAVFILCTTETHKIPTTIASRCQQFSFRSVEFNEVMERMRFICKSEGIVADDEALAVLAQTGEGSVRDSLSALDQAIACCGTELHAKEVRELLGIFGLDSLGEVALALEKQDAARMIEIVMELERSGHSLQHFCRELARFFRNLLVAKVTNGNTRLIAASPAEIKRFVETAAKFSEFDLTRYLQLSLDLFRDLQHSLQPRLHLELGLVRLVQSGKLVAIEEVLASLPQTKPIALSAASSTPRPRANLRVIPEAADVVAPPPVAAAPARAVVAPPVAPPPPPKPAVADDASLKERLVAHLTDQKKKFSADAVQNARVEETPAGVRFLAPREFVRPLQSRDIGAALQAVLGRLAKIEVILDNSIVEEKPAPKLAEDDEVTRQRALSNPEVQRYLDTFKDSKVRLVRDLSHQD; from the coding sequence ATGTCCTACCAGGTCATCGCCCGCAAATACCGCCCCAGCGACTTTGACGAGCTTATCGGTCAGGAACACGTCAAAACGACGCTGGATAACGCAATCACCCAGCGGCGCATTGCCCACGGCTACATCTTTGCCGGCCAGCGCGGCACTGGAAAGACCACTGTCGCTCGTATTATGGCGCGCTGTCTGAACTGTGTGGACGGCCCGACAGCAAATCCATGCGGCAAATGTTCTTCTTGCATCGAAGTGGTTCAGGGCAACGCGATTGACGTCATCGAAATCGACGCCGCCTCCAATCGCGGCATCAACGAGATGCGCGAGCTTCGTGAGAACGTCCGCTTCCGCCCGTCGCGCGACCGCTATAAGGTTTTCATCATTGACGAGGCGCACCAGATCACGACGGAAGCCTTCAATGCGCTGCTGAAGACGCTCGAGGAACCACCCGAATGGGCTGTCTTCATCCTCTGCACGACAGAGACGCATAAGATTCCCACGACGATTGCCTCGCGTTGCCAGCAGTTCAGCTTCCGGTCAGTCGAATTCAATGAAGTGATGGAGCGAATGCGCTTCATCTGCAAATCGGAAGGCATTGTTGCCGATGACGAAGCCCTGGCTGTCCTGGCGCAAACCGGCGAAGGCAGTGTGCGCGATTCGCTGTCCGCTCTCGATCAGGCGATTGCCTGCTGCGGCACCGAACTGCATGCGAAGGAAGTACGCGAACTCTTAGGCATTTTTGGCCTTGATTCGCTGGGCGAAGTGGCGCTGGCTCTGGAGAAGCAGGACGCCGCCCGCATGATTGAGATCGTGATGGAGCTCGAGCGCTCCGGGCACAGTCTCCAGCATTTCTGCCGGGAATTGGCTCGCTTCTTCCGGAATCTTCTGGTCGCCAAGGTGACGAATGGAAACACGCGGCTGATTGCGGCCTCTCCAGCGGAGATCAAGCGTTTTGTTGAGACTGCTGCGAAGTTCTCGGAATTTGATCTCACGCGCTATCTCCAACTGAGTCTCGATCTCTTCCGCGATCTGCAGCATTCGCTCCAACCTCGTCTCCATCTGGAACTGGGTCTGGTCCGTCTGGTGCAGTCAGGCAAGCTGGTGGCGATTGAAGAAGTATTGGCGAGTTTGCCACAAACGAAGCCAATTGCGCTCTCGGCGGCCTCTTCCACTCCACGGCCACGGGCGAATCTCCGCGTGATTCCAGAGGCTGCTGACGTTGTTGCTCCGCCGCCGGTTGCTGCTGCACCTGCTCGAGCGGTGGTGGCTCCACCGGTTGCCCCGCCGCCGCCTCCAAAACCTGCGGTGGCCGACGATGCTTCGCTCAAAGAGCGGCTGGTTGCTCATTTGACCGATCAGAAGAAAAAATTCTCTGCCGACGCGGTGCAGAACGCGCGTGTGGAAGAGACCCCGGCTGGCGTTCGTTTTCTGGCGCCCCGCGAGTTTGTCCGGCCCTTGCAATCGCGCGATATCGGTGCGGCACTGCAAGCGGTTTTGGGACGCCTGGCGAAGATTGAAGTGATTCTCGACAACTCGATTGTTGAAGAAAAACCCGCGCCCAAGTTGGCCGAGGATGATGAAGTCACGCGGCAGCGTGCCCTCTCCAACCCCGAAGTCCAACGCTACCTTGATACTTTCAAGGATTCCAAAGTCCGCCTCGTGCGAGACTTGTCACATCAGGATTGA
- a CDS encoding YbaB/EbfC family nucleoid-associated protein, which translates to MKLPGNMQAMMKQAQVMQERLQQDIAAIRVEASAGGGMVTVKMDGQKRCLEVKIDPEAAGDAEMLQDMVMAAFNEAAKKIDDETSKKTSSMLGGMGLPPGMF; encoded by the coding sequence ATGAAACTACCCGGTAACATGCAGGCCATGATGAAGCAGGCCCAGGTGATGCAGGAGCGTCTCCAACAGGATATCGCCGCGATTCGCGTCGAAGCCTCCGCTGGCGGCGGCATGGTCACAGTCAAGATGGACGGCCAGAAGCGCTGCCTTGAAGTGAAAATCGATCCGGAAGCAGCCGGTGATGCGGAAATGCTGCAGGATATGGTGATGGCTGCCTTTAACGAAGCGGCCAAGAAGATTGACGACGAGACCAGCAAAAAAACCAGCTCCATGCTCGGTGGCATGGGCTTGCCGCCTGGCATGTTCTAA
- the recR gene encoding recombination mediator RecR has product MADFAEPLERLISEFRRLPGIGQKSAQRLAFHVMRADREAALRLSQALLDVKDNLALCEVCNNISSAKLCNFCADPRRNRETICVVEDPHSIVPIETTRSFDGLYHVLHGAISPLRGIGPEQLKIKGLLERLGSGETKEIILATNPTVEGEATAAYLGRLLKPLGLKVTRIAMGIPVGSDLDFADEVTMLKSLENRREV; this is encoded by the coding sequence ATGGCCGATTTCGCCGAACCGCTCGAACGTCTCATCTCTGAGTTCCGCCGTCTTCCTGGCATTGGCCAGAAGTCAGCCCAACGCCTGGCTTTTCATGTGATGCGTGCCGACCGCGAAGCGGCACTTCGCTTGAGTCAGGCGCTGCTCGATGTCAAAGACAATCTGGCTCTTTGCGAAGTTTGCAACAACATCAGTTCTGCCAAACTCTGCAACTTCTGTGCAGACCCGCGGCGCAATCGCGAGACGATCTGCGTGGTAGAAGACCCGCACAGCATTGTCCCGATTGAGACTACGCGCAGCTTCGATGGTTTGTATCATGTCCTGCACGGCGCCATCTCGCCCTTGCGCGGGATTGGGCCAGAGCAGTTGAAGATCAAGGGTCTTCTCGAGCGCTTAGGCAGTGGGGAAACAAAGGAGATTATTCTCGCAACGAACCCAACTGTGGAAGGCGAAGCCACGGCCGCCTATCTCGGCCGGCTGTTGAAGCCGCTGGGGCTGAAGGTCACCCGGATTGCGATGGGGATTCCGGTGGGTTCCGACCTGGACTTTGCTGACGAAGTGACGATGCTCAAGAGCCTGGAGAATCGCCGCGAAGTTTAG
- the mtaB gene encoding tRNA (N(6)-L-threonylcarbamoyladenosine(37)-C(2))-methylthiotransferase MtaB, which yields MKSFFVQNFGCRASQADGAALEASLAETGLSAAQAADVAGLVVLNTCTVTANADLDLRQAVRRVRRENPAAKILVTGCYAQRSPAEIAALEGVHWVVGNSHKAQIAEIVSSTPYHAEIHVGDISAQSEFFSGPAADRARPNLKIQDGCNNRCSFCIIPSVRGKSRSADANWVIAETKRLAEAGYPEIVLTGINLGRWGRERGEGRLLPDLLQRMLDDTGIRLIRLSSVEPMDFSPRLLELMAGSDRIAKHVHAPLQSGSDTVLRRMYRKYRPKHYEERLRIARQLMPDAAIGADVMVGFPGETEEEFRESAAFIERMPFTYLHVFTYSERPGTEATGMGGMVPMEQRRERNRVLQEISERKGMEFRRRLVGKRFPAVALNNGTTALTTNYVRVDLARPRPPKQWMEVELGALSERGMQEANAFLVLA from the coding sequence TTGAAGAGTTTCTTTGTACAGAATTTTGGATGCCGGGCATCCCAGGCTGATGGTGCCGCACTGGAGGCGAGTCTTGCCGAAACGGGGCTCTCCGCAGCCCAGGCGGCCGACGTGGCAGGGCTCGTAGTGCTCAATACCTGTACCGTCACCGCCAACGCCGACCTCGACCTCCGGCAGGCCGTGCGACGGGTGAGGCGCGAGAATCCAGCAGCGAAAATCCTCGTCACCGGGTGCTATGCCCAACGCTCTCCCGCAGAAATTGCGGCTCTCGAAGGGGTCCACTGGGTGGTCGGCAACTCACACAAGGCCCAGATCGCCGAGATTGTGAGTTCTACCCCCTACCATGCGGAGATCCATGTCGGCGACATCTCCGCGCAAAGTGAGTTCTTCTCAGGACCTGCGGCAGATCGCGCGCGGCCCAATTTGAAGATCCAGGACGGCTGCAACAACCGCTGTTCCTTCTGCATTATTCCCAGCGTCCGGGGGAAGTCGCGATCAGCGGATGCAAACTGGGTGATCGCGGAAACGAAGCGGCTGGCCGAGGCGGGCTACCCTGAAATTGTACTCACGGGAATCAATTTGGGACGTTGGGGACGGGAACGTGGCGAAGGCCGGCTCTTGCCGGACCTGTTGCAGAGAATGCTCGACGATACGGGAATCCGGCTGATCCGGCTCTCGAGTGTCGAGCCGATGGACTTCTCCCCACGCCTGCTCGAACTGATGGCCGGAAGCGACCGGATTGCGAAACACGTTCATGCCCCACTGCAAAGCGGCAGCGACACCGTCCTGCGGCGCATGTATCGCAAGTACCGGCCCAAGCACTATGAAGAACGCTTGCGCATCGCGCGGCAACTGATGCCCGATGCCGCCATCGGAGCCGACGTGATGGTCGGCTTTCCCGGGGAGACCGAAGAGGAGTTTCGCGAAAGCGCAGCATTCATCGAACGGATGCCCTTCACCTATCTGCACGTCTTCACCTACTCCGAGCGGCCAGGAACCGAGGCCACCGGAATGGGGGGCATGGTGCCCATGGAACAGAGGCGAGAACGGAACCGGGTGCTCCAGGAGATCAGCGAACGCAAAGGAATGGAATTCCGGCGCCGGCTGGTGGGAAAGCGTTTTCCAGCCGTGGCGCTCAACAACGGCACAACCGCACTCACTACAAATTATGTACGGGTGGACCTGGCCCGTCCGCGGCCTCCGAAGCAATGGATGGAAGTGGAATTAGGCGCGCTCAGTGAGCGAGGCATGCAAGAAGCGAATGCCTTCCTCGTGCTGGCCTAA
- the fliM gene encoding flagellar motor switch protein FliM, with the protein MSARVLTQNEIDNMFQQTSANARRAELSRRAQPYNFRRPDRIAKDQLRSIYVLHEAFSRSLASSLSAYLRAYVVVNLVSVEQLSFTEFQQVLPSPTVVATIRARPFDSSCLLELNPTMIFPMLEMLLGGSQISTKRVEREVTEIEQAILESIFKLMLRDLKEAWKGIAAIDFAIDGYETEPQLMQILAPNEAIVAVSIEIRIGEVSGMMNIGIPSIIIKMLSHKFAEQWTIRKTEATEEEMLRVYDRVRNSKIELDARLRGPNLAMTDLLNLKTGDVLTFDYPASKPLAVELNGKHKHNCQIVVSNKKRSVKILSVVDPSE; encoded by the coding sequence ATGTCTGCTCGTGTCCTCACTCAAAATGAAATCGATAACATGTTCCAGCAGACGAGCGCGAATGCTCGTCGAGCGGAACTCTCCCGCCGGGCGCAGCCCTACAACTTCCGGCGGCCGGATCGCATTGCGAAGGACCAACTGCGTTCCATCTATGTGCTGCATGAAGCATTCTCCCGCTCTCTGGCCAGCAGCTTGTCGGCCTATCTACGCGCATATGTGGTGGTGAACCTGGTGAGCGTTGAGCAGTTGTCCTTTACGGAGTTCCAACAAGTTCTCCCCTCTCCAACGGTGGTGGCGACAATTCGGGCCCGGCCCTTTGATAGCAGTTGCCTGCTGGAGCTGAACCCGACCATGATCTTCCCGATGCTCGAGATGCTTCTCGGGGGCTCGCAGATCAGTACGAAGCGGGTGGAGCGTGAGGTCACCGAAATTGAGCAGGCCATCCTCGAGAGCATCTTTAAGCTGATGCTCCGGGATCTGAAGGAGGCCTGGAAGGGCATTGCCGCGATTGACTTTGCGATCGATGGCTATGAGACAGAACCGCAGTTGATGCAGATTCTGGCGCCGAATGAAGCGATTGTGGCCGTGAGTATTGAGATTCGCATCGGAGAGGTGAGCGGGATGATGAACATCGGGATCCCATCCATCATCATCAAAATGCTCAGCCATAAATTTGCCGAGCAGTGGACGATCCGGAAGACCGAGGCGACGGAAGAAGAGATGTTGCGGGTTTACGATCGGGTCCGGAACTCAAAAATCGAGCTGGATGCCCGTCTGCGGGGGCCAAATCTGGCGATGACCGATTTGTTGAACCTCAAGACTGGGGATGTGCTGACTTTCGACTATCCGGCATCGAAACCGCTTGCCGTCGAGCTCAATGGCAAGCACAAACACAATTGTCAGATTGTCGTCAGCAACAAGAAGCGTTCCGTTAAAATTCTGTCGGTGGTGGATCCGAGCGAGTGA